The proteins below come from a single Alnus glutinosa chromosome 9, dhAlnGlut1.1, whole genome shotgun sequence genomic window:
- the LOC133877542 gene encoding G-type lectin S-receptor-like serine/threonine-protein kinase LECRK3 isoform X2, producing the protein MFFRKNTALFHTMALALAYSLITLLLLVQSVPYSATAQTSTNKSLGSSLTAQNKDSYWASLSRDFAFGFQQIGKGGYLLAIWFNNIPEKTVVWSANGNNLAPRGSVVQLTADGQLLLNDPTGKQIWRANWDGSEVAYGAMLDSGNFVLARQDSHHLWQSFDHPTDTILPTQIMNKNSQLVARYAERNYSNGRFQFTLKLDGNLVLEARAFPLNSSSFAYWSSETAGTGFQVVFDQSGSLYVSGNSGSILKNISEPTSSPKYYYHRAILEYDGVFRHYLYRKSTTTADAGNWLMPIWSPSSSFIPSNICSIGGETAGSGACGFNSYCKLGDYGRRSCHCPNGYTFIDPDDVMKGCKQNFISQSCDEETDNFDFHRMPNTDWPWHDYEHFQGQTEVWCKKACLVDCFCAAAIYRNGECWKKKIPLSNGRMDLSVRGSALIKFRKDNSTLNPSSAGRSTLLLSSSVFLNLLLLLAAFLVIFRLNYWKQEVLQVHQVMPGINLQSFTYEELRKATNGFKEELGRGAFATVYKGSLESDDIIHVAVKRLNNMVRQSDLEFKAELSAIGRTNHRNLVQLLGFCNEGEHRLLVYEFMSYGSVASLLFGGNKECKLRWDLQEGCLTCMKSAEAGSYTVISSHKTSFWTRHGQLEFLTSE; encoded by the exons ATGTTTTTCAGGAAAAATACAGCACTCTTTCATACCATGGCTTTAGCACTAGCATATTCTCTGATCACGTTGTTGCTTCTTGTTCAATCGGTGCCATATTCCGCCACTGCTCAAACCTCGACAAACAAATCCTTAGGCTCATCCCTGACTGCGCAGAACAAAGATTCTTACTGGGCATCCCTTTCTCGTGActttgcttttggtttccaaCAGATCGGGAAGGGAGGGTATCTACTGGCCATCTGGTTCAACAACATACCTGAAAAAACCGTTGTCTGGTCAGCCAACGGAAATAATCTAGCCCCAAGAGGATCCGTTGTTCAACTTACCGCAGACGGCCAACTTCTGCTCAATGATCCAACTGGGAAACAGATATGGCGAGCTAATTGGGACGGTTCAGAAGTTGCCTATGGAGCCATGCTTGACAGTGGAAACTTCGTGCTGGCAAGACAGGACTCTCACCATTTATGGCAGAGTTTTGATCATCCTACCGACACAATATTACCTACACAGATTATGAACAAGAACAGCCAACTTGTTGCTCGTTATGCAGAGAGGAACTACTCTAATGGAAGGTTCCAATTCACACTGAAATTGGACGGAAATCTTGTGCTTGAAGCAAGAGCTTTCCCCTTGAATTCTTCTAGCTTTGCTTATTGGTCAAGTGAAACTGCAGGCACTGGCTTTCAGGTGGTCTTCGACCAGTCTGGCTCTCTATATGTTAGTGGGAATAGCGGAAGCATACTAAAGAATATATCAGAACCTACTAGTTCTCCGAAATACTACTACCACAGAGCAATTCTTGAATATGATGGAGTCTTTAGGCATTATTTATACCGGAAAAGCACAACTACTGCAGATGCTGGGAATTGGCTTATGCCCATCTGGTCCCCTTCGTCGAGCTTCATACCTTCTAATATCTGCTCTATCGGAGGAGAGACAG CTGGTAGCGGAGCTTGTGGGTTCAACAGCTACTGCAAGCTGGGAGATTATGGGAGACGGAGTTGCCATTGTCCAAATGGATACACCTTCATTGATCCAGATGACGTTATGAAAGGATGTAAACAGAACTTCATTTCACAAAGCTGTGATGAAGAAACggataattttgattttcatcGCATGCCAAATACAGATTGGCCCTGGCATGATTATGAACATTTTCAAGGCCAAACTGAGGTTTGGTGCAAGAAAGCTTGCTTGGTAGACTGTTTCTGTGCGGCTGCAATTTACAGAAATGGTGAGtgttggaagaagaaaattcctCTTTCAAATGGGAGGATGGATCTCAGTGTTAGAGGAAGTGCCCTGATCAAATTTAGGAAAGACAATTCTACATTGAATCCTTCAAGCGCAGGTCGGTCAACTCTGCTCTTAAGCAGCTCGGTGTTCCTGAACTTACTCTTGCTATTGGCAGCCTTTCTGGTTATTTTTCGCTTGAATTATTGGAAGCAAGAGGTGCTTCAAGTACACCAAGTCATGCCAGGCATAAACTTGCAAAGTTTCACTTATGAGGAACTTAGAAAAGCTACAAATGGATTCAAGGAAGAGCTGGGGAGAGGTGCTTTTGCAACAGTTTACAAAGGGTCTCTAGAATCTGATGATATAATCCATGTTGCGGTTAAAAGGTTGAACAACATGGTGAGACAAAGCGATCTAGAGTTCAAAGCCGAATTGAGTGCTATTGGCAGGACAAATCACAGAAATTTGGTCCAACTGCTGGGATTCTGCAACGAGGGGGAGCACCGGCTTCTTGTGTATGAATTCATGAGCTATGGTTCTGTAGCAAGCTTGCTCTTTGGAG GAAACAAAGAATGCAAATTGCGTTGGGATCTGCAAGAGGGCTGTCTTACTTGCATGAAGAGTGCAGAAGCCGGATCATACACTGTGATATCAAGCCACAAAACATCCTTCTGGACGAGACATGGACAGCTAGAATTTCTGACTTCGGAATAG
- the LOC133877542 gene encoding G-type lectin S-receptor-like serine/threonine-protein kinase LECRK3 isoform X1: MFFRKNTALFHTMALALAYSLITLLLLVQSVPYSATAQTSTNKSLGSSLTAQNKDSYWASLSRDFAFGFQQIGKGGYLLAIWFNNIPEKTVVWSANGNNLAPRGSVVQLTADGQLLLNDPTGKQIWRANWDGSEVAYGAMLDSGNFVLARQDSHHLWQSFDHPTDTILPTQIMNKNSQLVARYAERNYSNGRFQFTLKLDGNLVLEARAFPLNSSSFAYWSSETAGTGFQVVFDQSGSLYVSGNSGSILKNISEPTSSPKYYYHRAILEYDGVFRHYLYRKSTTTADAGNWLMPIWSPSSSFIPSNICSIGGETAGSGACGFNSYCKLGDYGRRSCHCPNGYTFIDPDDVMKGCKQNFISQSCDEETDNFDFHRMPNTDWPWHDYEHFQGQTEVWCKKACLVDCFCAAAIYRNGECWKKKIPLSNGRMDLSVRGSALIKFRKDNSTLNPSSAGRSTLLLSSSVFLNLLLLLAAFLVIFRLNYWKQEVLQVHQVMPGINLQSFTYEELRKATNGFKEELGRGAFATVYKGSLESDDIIHVAVKRLNNMVRQSDLEFKAELSAIGRTNHRNLVQLLGFCNEGEHRLLVYEFMSYGSVASLLFGGSKPSWKQRMQIALGSARGLSYLHEECRSRIIHCDIKPQNILLDETWTARISDFGIAKLLKTDQTRTTTRIRGTKGYVAPEWFRNMPVTVKVDVYSFGIVLLELICCRKNFEVEVEDENQIILADWACDCYYERKLDLLVANDEKAMDDMERVEKYVMIAIWCIQGDPLVRPTMKKVVQMMEGSVEVSVPPVPSSFTSSISN; encoded by the exons ATGTTTTTCAGGAAAAATACAGCACTCTTTCATACCATGGCTTTAGCACTAGCATATTCTCTGATCACGTTGTTGCTTCTTGTTCAATCGGTGCCATATTCCGCCACTGCTCAAACCTCGACAAACAAATCCTTAGGCTCATCCCTGACTGCGCAGAACAAAGATTCTTACTGGGCATCCCTTTCTCGTGActttgcttttggtttccaaCAGATCGGGAAGGGAGGGTATCTACTGGCCATCTGGTTCAACAACATACCTGAAAAAACCGTTGTCTGGTCAGCCAACGGAAATAATCTAGCCCCAAGAGGATCCGTTGTTCAACTTACCGCAGACGGCCAACTTCTGCTCAATGATCCAACTGGGAAACAGATATGGCGAGCTAATTGGGACGGTTCAGAAGTTGCCTATGGAGCCATGCTTGACAGTGGAAACTTCGTGCTGGCAAGACAGGACTCTCACCATTTATGGCAGAGTTTTGATCATCCTACCGACACAATATTACCTACACAGATTATGAACAAGAACAGCCAACTTGTTGCTCGTTATGCAGAGAGGAACTACTCTAATGGAAGGTTCCAATTCACACTGAAATTGGACGGAAATCTTGTGCTTGAAGCAAGAGCTTTCCCCTTGAATTCTTCTAGCTTTGCTTATTGGTCAAGTGAAACTGCAGGCACTGGCTTTCAGGTGGTCTTCGACCAGTCTGGCTCTCTATATGTTAGTGGGAATAGCGGAAGCATACTAAAGAATATATCAGAACCTACTAGTTCTCCGAAATACTACTACCACAGAGCAATTCTTGAATATGATGGAGTCTTTAGGCATTATTTATACCGGAAAAGCACAACTACTGCAGATGCTGGGAATTGGCTTATGCCCATCTGGTCCCCTTCGTCGAGCTTCATACCTTCTAATATCTGCTCTATCGGAGGAGAGACAG CTGGTAGCGGAGCTTGTGGGTTCAACAGCTACTGCAAGCTGGGAGATTATGGGAGACGGAGTTGCCATTGTCCAAATGGATACACCTTCATTGATCCAGATGACGTTATGAAAGGATGTAAACAGAACTTCATTTCACAAAGCTGTGATGAAGAAACggataattttgattttcatcGCATGCCAAATACAGATTGGCCCTGGCATGATTATGAACATTTTCAAGGCCAAACTGAGGTTTGGTGCAAGAAAGCTTGCTTGGTAGACTGTTTCTGTGCGGCTGCAATTTACAGAAATGGTGAGtgttggaagaagaaaattcctCTTTCAAATGGGAGGATGGATCTCAGTGTTAGAGGAAGTGCCCTGATCAAATTTAGGAAAGACAATTCTACATTGAATCCTTCAAGCGCAGGTCGGTCAACTCTGCTCTTAAGCAGCTCGGTGTTCCTGAACTTACTCTTGCTATTGGCAGCCTTTCTGGTTATTTTTCGCTTGAATTATTGGAAGCAAGAGGTGCTTCAAGTACACCAAGTCATGCCAGGCATAAACTTGCAAAGTTTCACTTATGAGGAACTTAGAAAAGCTACAAATGGATTCAAGGAAGAGCTGGGGAGAGGTGCTTTTGCAACAGTTTACAAAGGGTCTCTAGAATCTGATGATATAATCCATGTTGCGGTTAAAAGGTTGAACAACATGGTGAGACAAAGCGATCTAGAGTTCAAAGCCGAATTGAGTGCTATTGGCAGGACAAATCACAGAAATTTGGTCCAACTGCTGGGATTCTGCAACGAGGGGGAGCACCGGCTTCTTGTGTATGAATTCATGAGCTATGGTTCTGTAGCAAGCTTGCTCTTTGGAGGTTCAAAACCTAGCTG GAAACAAAGAATGCAAATTGCGTTGGGATCTGCAAGAGGGCTGTCTTACTTGCATGAAGAGTGCAGAAGCCGGATCATACACTGTGATATCAAGCCACAAAACATCCTTCTGGACGAGACATGGACAGCTAGAATTTCTGACTTCGGAATAGCCAAGCTTTTGAAGACAGACCAGACTCGAACGACGACCAGAATCCGGGGAACTAAAGGGTATGTAGCGCCTGAATGGTTCAGAAACATGCCTGTTACAGTCAAGGTagatgtttatagctttggCATAGTGTTGCTAGAGCTCATCTGCTGCAGGAAGAATTTTGAAGTGGAGGTAGAAGATGAGAATCAGATCATACTAGCCGATTGGGCATGTGATTGCTACTACGAGAGGAAACTGGATCTGCTAGTGGCGAATGATGAGAAGGCaatggatgacatggagagaGTAGAGAAATATGTGATGATTGCCATATGGTGCATTCAGGGGGATCCATTAGTGAGGCCAACAATGAAGAAAGTGGTACAGATGATGGAAGGATCTGTTGAAGTCTCAGTTCCTCCGGTGCCATCCTCGTTTACTAGTTCAATATCTAATTAA
- the LOC133878160 gene encoding pentatricopeptide repeat-containing protein At5g59600-like, producing the protein MKRPSFRSFNLSPDWFALCLQKCLKEKALRPGKQVHAMLLTTGRDVTVLSLNSKLVGMYASCGDVRSARLVFDKIQNPNVFALNWMALASAFNGYFEDAIGYVCLMRELGNLGNTFTFSIVLKACVGLMDVKKGREVHAVVKKMDFENDVSVANALIDMYCKCGKVCCARRLFDRMVSRDVASWTSMICGYCNIGKTEQALVLFERMKLEGLEPNDFTWNVMIAGYARSGDTNRVFALFSRMTRAGLLPDLVTWNALISGFAQSQQAGEAFKLFRNMLVFGIKPNGVTVTGLLPACGLLGSIERGREIHGLIYRMGLDINVFVASALIDMYSKCGNVRIARSVFDRIPDKNIASWNAMIGCYGKHGMVGMSIQLFGRMQEEGMQANEVTFICILSACSHSGLVEEGVKIFRTMKEGYGIDIGKEHYACVVDLLCRSGRIVEAYELMKEMPTQVPESIVGAFLNGCKIHGRRDLAKMMAEDILSMELKKPGGYVTLSNIYAADGHWEEVENVRKMMREKNILKKSGFSWVEKRNDFVGEEKESDEVKMGAENVREKKDDAGLNDVDATGFWG; encoded by the exons ATGAAGAGACCGTCTTTTAGGTCGTTCAACTTGTCCCCAGACTGGTTCGCTTTGTGTTTGCAAAAATGCCTGAAAGAAAAGGCTTTGCGACCGGGCAAGCAAGTTCATGCAATGTTGTTGACTACTGGGAGAGACGTGACAGTGTTGTCCTTGAATTCAAAGCTTGTTGGGATGTATGCAAGTTGTGGGGACGTAAGGTCGGCGAGGCTCGTGTTCGATAAAATTCAAAACCCGAATGTTTTCGCGTTGAATTGGATGGCATTGGCTTCCGCGTTTAATGGGTATTTTGAGGATGCTATTGGGTATGTTTGTTTGATGCGGGAACTGGGCAATCTTGGCAATACATTCACGTTTTCGATTGTGTTGAAAGCGTGTGTTGGTTTGATGGATGtaaagaagggaagggaagTTCATGCTGTGGTGAAGAAAATGGATTTTGAAAATGACGTATCAGTTGCAAATGCTTTGATTGATATGTATTGTAAATGTGGGAAAGTGTGTTGTGCTCGTCGTCTGTTTGATAGAATGGTTAGTAGAGATGTCGCTTCTTGGACATCGATGATATGTGGTTACTGTAACATAGGCAAGACCGAGCAGGCGCTTGTGTTGTTTGAGCGGATGAAGTTGGAAGGGCTGGAACCGAATGATTTCACATGGAATGTGATGATAGCTGGTTATGCTCGGTCTGGAGATACGAATAGAGTGTTTGCGCTTTTTTCTAGAATGACTAGAGCAGGGTTGCTTCCTGATTTGGTTACTTGGAATGCGTTGATTTCCGGCTTCGCGCAAAGCCAGCAAGCTGGAGAAGCATTCAAATTGTTTCGGAATATGTTGGTTTTTGGGATTAAACCCAATGGCGTGACTGTGACAGGACTACTCCCTGCATGTGGATTGTTGGGTTCAAttgaaagagggagagaaattCATGGGTTGATCTACAGGATGGGGCTTGATATTAATGTCTttgttgctagtgctcttattGACATGTATTCAAAATGTGGCAATGTTAGAATTGCTCGAAGTGTCTTTGACAGGATTCCTGACAAGAATATCGCATCATGGAATGCCATGATTGGGTGCTATGGGAAGCATGGCATGGTTGGTATGTCAATACAGTTGTTTGGGAGGATGCAAGAAGAAGGAATGCAGGCAAATGAAGTGACTTTTATCTGCATTCTTTCTGCATGCAGCCATAGTGGTTTAGTAGAGGAAGGTGTGAAGATTTTTAGGACAATGAAAGAGGGTTATGGGATTGATATTGGAAAAGAGCATTATGCTTGTGTTGTTGATCTTTTGTGTCGTTCAGGGAGGATCGTAGAAGCTTATGAGTTGATGAAGGAGATGCCAACACAAGTCCCAGAGTCAATTGTTGGAGCTTTCTTAAATGGTTGTAAAATCCACGGAAGAAGAGATCTGGCTAAAATGATGGCTGAGGATATTCTGTCGATGGAGTTGAAGAAACCTGGAGGTTATGTGACACTGTCAAATATTTATGCTGCTGATGGACATTGGGAAGAAGTTGAGAATGTAAGGAAGATGATGAGGGAAAAGAACATTCTTAAGAAGTCTGGTTTTAGTTGGGTagagaagagaaatgattttgttggagaggaaaaagaaagtgaTGAAGTAAAAATGGGAGCAG AAAAtgtcagagagaaaaaagatGATGCAGGGTTGAATGATGTAGATGCTACTGGATTTTGGGGTTAA